The Topomyia yanbarensis strain Yona2022 chromosome 3, ASM3024719v1, whole genome shotgun sequence nucleotide sequence TCACAAACGTTGCCATTAGAAGTACGTTCGCGAGCAAAGATTAGGCCGATTTAcactctcggtgaaaatgaacgtgaactcgatgcgcgccaaattgttttttttttcaatatctcaGTGTATAGAAATTGATGCAAATTGAACTACACGATAGTACATTAATATACTTAGCGAATACAGGCACAATTATTCGATATAATTGAATCAATACAATATTCtccgatcattttaaatattctacgGTGAAATATGTTCGCAGTGGATATTTCACTTGTTCACTGGGAGTGTAAAAGCGACGATCGACGGAATTGATGCGGAGAACCTTCACCTTCGAATACCAGATTGTATTCTGAGAAACTTTAAACTGCCAGTTGagtgtaaaaacattttttgctgCTGAAACTGTTCACGACGTCGTCCACCATGAACAATGGAAGGTATTCAACACTTGTTCACGTTCATTTCCACGGGGAGTCTAAATAGTGCTTTTCTCAGAGTACAATCTGGTATTCGGAGGCGAACGTTTACCGTGAACAGCGTTGACATTTGTATTCACCACTCCGCATCGATTCCATCCATCTTCGCGTTTACAATCCTGGTGAACAAGTGAAATATCCACAGCGAACATATTTCActgtggaatatttaaaatgattggGGAATATGAATATTATTGCATTGATTCAGTTATATctaataattgtgcatggatatTCTCAAGGTATATCATTTAAATCGTATATGTAGTTccattttcatcaatttctatgCGCTAAAAAGTGagatataagaaaaaaataatttgacgcGCATCAAGTTTATGTTTATTTCACCGAGGGTGTAAATGGGCCTTTATCAGTGAGCACACTATGGACTATTTTGAGATCAACAGTTAGCGGCTGCCGTAGCTTGTTTTTTGGCAACACAATCGAATATTTGGCTTAATAATTTTTATCTACAGGAATTCATTgggcatattttttatttaattctgTTAAATCCTGTACATTTAAATGCAGTTTGCTACCAACATGGAAACAATTGtcctttctattcccgttaaaAAAAATGGCGCCTaattatttcgtgaggaaaacaaaatattttgcactgcaaaaaccggttgaggttaggtattttgtGAGGCAAACAAACCAAAATCCTTTGGCTATTGCTTATTAAGAGCTTTGTCGTATTCAAATAACTAGCTACAAATGATGGATCCGCATAAATAACGGCATGATTTGgaaatcttcataaaaatcgtATACAAAAGATTTCAGTATGTATTGGAACTTTGTTTCTAGCAGATGTTTGGAAAGCCGATATTTTATCTTTAAACTTTTGCACCCCTCCCGATTTTTTCTGGCTTCGAGCTTAATTTAATATTAAACAATTCGAAATTAACTAGCTTCAAGAATTTTGAAATGTGAAACAAATAGAATTGACATCTTCAAACAATCGTAAGAGGCAAAGGAATTTTTTGCACAAGCTAATACAGTTCCTCAAGAAAACAGACTGTGTGGCATGATACGACTTTGTCAAAagccaaaaattattttaacctAGATTCTCTGTTTAACGAATAACATATTAATTAGTTTTTACTGCCAAATGTGCAATGTGATTCACACGTTAGTCATTAGTTGCATATACCGGAAGAATGCGAACACCCGGGTCAGTTAAGTGTTTGCGAATGAGCAAGAAAGTTTGTTTTGAGTTATCATTCACACGAAttcatgaatttcaaatttcaaatcacgaaaaataattAAGATTTGTTCGAGTCTTTGATGTCTAGCACTCTAGTAGATTAGGAGACGGAAATGTAGTAAGTGTAGTATGTTACACTCGATTCCAGGACATTAACTTATTCAAGAATAGCTGATGAATTgaccagttttcattttttaaacaCAGTGCACGTTCTTTCAGCCAATcggaaacattaaatttttaacactaGAAAAACACTTTATATGTCTAATGGGCTGTATCTCACATATCATACACTTTCTTTACTTTCATAGTGACCCATTTCGCTCTATTTTTATTTGAGCAGTTTTCATTAGATTACTACCCTAACCGTGTAGCTTCTAATCACGAGCAGAATATTTATAACAACTGTTTCGACTTCCGAGCTTCTGCCGATCTACGGTTCAGTTGCACGAATATCTTCgcacatgaaacacgtcattaCTTTTAGCAGAGTGATTTTTCTTTTATTGcagtataaaaataaaatataaaataaatataaatggcATTCGAAACCATACTCCTCCGGTGATGCTTTTTGTGATGAATGTTAGAATCGTACAAAACGAATTTTGTCATAGTTTAATGAATGTGGTTTCTTTAAATTAAAGAAACTCTCCCATCGGTTTGATGAGCAGTTCGTGTATCTGTAATAGGCAAAGGAAACATGATAAATGATTTGATTTCAGTTTAATGTTGATGTCGTCCTATACTTGAACATGATCTGGCGTCGTTATGGCATACAATACAGCCTCCGCGACGTCTTCGGGCTTAAGTTTTGGCATGTATTTTACGAGTTCATTATCGTTAGAGGTATGATTAGCAACGATGTCTCCTTCCACCAGCCCTGGACTGATACTCTGAAATTTAAGGTATACCACTTGATACAACCACTCGGGTTTAGGCATATTTAAAACCTAATACTCACCGATACTTTGATTTGGCTTTCCAAAAAGACTAGCTCCTGTCGAATGCATTCGGTAATAGCAGTAACTGCATATTTTGAAGCCGGATACATGCCATTGAGTGGCCTTGTTCCGGGCACAGCCTGATGAACTTTATGTCCAAATATACTGTTGATATTGATTATGTGACCATGGACATCCCGCTCCTTCATCGACTTGACCGCCTCACGGGTGCACAGACAAAGACCTATGATGTTGGTCTCCATAGTCGTGTACAAAtcttttgtattatttttctcTGTCAATAGGCACTTTGTGATTACGCCAGCGTTGTTCACCAGTAAATCAACTCCTCCGTAGGTTCCTTCAATCCATCCGAAGGCATGCTTCACGTCGGACTCTTCCGTAATATCACACTCAACGCAGTTTAGGTTTCCAGCCACGTCGAACAGGCTGGCACGCAGTTTTTCCACCTTGTCCCTTCTCCGAGCTAATGCGCAAACGATCATTCCTGCTTTGACTAGTTCTTTTGAAATAGCTGCGCCGATGGCACCACTAGCACCCGTTACTACGGCAACCTTGCCTTCCCATCGTTTCATTCGTTCGGCTATATTCATGATCGGATTACTGAAAAGGAAACAAAGAACAGgggtttgttattttgttacCTTTATTTCGTCACAGTCATCCCAATTGACTGCATCTAGGTATAATTGTTCAATTAGTGTTTTGCAAGCCTTTCTGTTTTTGAACTCTATGTATAGTATTTATTCGATATATTGTAGTTCCCTTCAGTGGTCGTTATTATCGTTCATGTACGCGTATTTTATGAACAATCTGATATGAAGAAAAGAACCTTTTTTCTTGATTAAGAACATTTCGTGCTATCATAACGATTAGTCCATATCTATATTATCACTcggtgattttcaacgaaataaaaatatcgtctagaagaaataacgaaatcggtttgaatactgttgcaataaatagtgatcctgTCAATTACGCAGAGAAGATTAGTTTTTAAGGCAATATTCCTACGGCCGGATATTTGGAATTCAAATTgcctttgtttagaaaacataggatactctcggtagcttGGTACTCAGAgtttaaaaacttcaaaaactaaataaaatcttttctttttcgagtgatcgtgtactcgaagtttaactgaaaaattacttaatgaaatatgctttacaggtcgcatcgcttgtttGAAGCGAATCCTACACATTATACCCTTTCAAACCACCAACTCTGCgatacctatggaagagtctgatgaagtAGGAGTAGTACGTGAGACATCAACTCTTCCCGTCtatcttatcctttatccttccccgtgaatgATGGAGATGGGTGCGGCCGGCAATGGTGGCTACCATGTTactgaggttttaatatgggtcggattgatATGAATTCCGATTTACCTAAACAACTGTAATTAAATAATCAGCAGTTTAACAACATGAAATCAGTGTGCAACACATCGCaacacaatatgtaaaaaattatCGATGTTCAAAAAATCGCCGTGTCTACTAATACAACAGCGATtgtacaaaaataaataaaagacagATTATTGCAAAATGGGCAACTTGACAAAACACGATATTTGTCAAAACAACTGAATTTCCAAATTGTTTATTGTCGTGATACGTATCAGAgttgaatgatatttgaaaaaagAATAAGAACTACTCGTTGGCAATCTATATGAGAAACGTCACGGGTTTACAAATTATTTCACTTCGGTCTGGTGCTGACACATTTTTTACACGAGTAAAAAAAAATGGCAAGACTACTCGAGCTAATCAGATCTCTTTTGAATTGTTAAGGTTAAACTAAAAAAGCCCCAAAAAGCGGCCACCTTTGAAAATGAAAAGAGCAGTTTTTATCGCTACCCTTAAATGACCTTCATGAAAATCATTCAATGCATTCCGGGAATTGTTGAAATACTACTGCTTGATTTTCAAAAAGAATTTGTCAATGGTatgcagaaaaaatagtttatttccaTTTTCAAGGCGGGTTTTGATTTCATGTTTAATTTTGTAGGTTGTTCACCTCTTTAGAAGAGAAATAGGATTAGCGATTGAGCCCAAATACATTGATCATAGTTGGCAAATTTGTTAACTAGTCTTGCTATAATGGGTTTAACCAGAGTATTGAAATATATATCGTTAAAAATACACTTTTCCGAGTGTCTCTTTTTTACTAATCCGTCCTCCCTGTCGGCTGTTTGTTGGCTTCTGAATTCACCGTCTAAATGATTTGTATTCCTTCAAATTATAACGTCGAAATTCATATCAGTAATGGCACATAACACAATGCTTAGTTTGTTCGTAGAGGGAATGGCTTAAGAATCAGATTCTAGAAAACGTAtaaattttttgcatttaaattcAAAGTTCATCTTTACTTGTTCTTTTGACTGTGTACTGGAAGAAAACTTTGtcaaaaatacataaaacgtacgccaaaataataataaagGCTTGCTCAGCTTTTGTTGGGAAAGAAGCGATGATATATCGTTGTACAGCAACCATTTCTATACCACCATCGTTTTATGCGACGGATAGTTATCatggacaaaacaaaaacttctATAGACAAATACTGAATTTTTTGGTTCTTCgcgtaagtgccaataccttatttaagacttttgATGGTacccaacggggaaaacagataAAAATGGTGAGTGAAACGAAAACAATTATGTGAAAGTCCGATCGGTAATGAGCGAAAATTAGACTCTAGACGATAATAAAAAACCTCGATCTCCATATccagcggggaaattaaatagatcaaatgtgttggatgGCAGCTGGGGTCGTGTGTGATTTCACTTtagaggcagggtacgatcactgtcgccaatgcgataattaTGTGTTTTTTCCTGGGACGTTAGCATAGCCcaggtttgtgcattgggccggaatcCCAAGGGTTACAGGTTCGAAAGCTGCCCTGCgggggatttttttttcgcttgGATCTAATGATTAGCATGAAATCCGTCGTAACAGCCCCCGAATGCGAACAGATGGCGTTACTGGAGAGAGCCGAAAAGACACCAAAGACCATGGAGATAGCGAAAGTAGAAGCCTATGAGAAGCCGAAGTGGTAACTCTGTGAAAAGAGTAACATCAGCAGAGGATATAAGGCTGTGCCACGAAGGTTTCGGTAGAACATTCCGTAATCCATCACCGACATAATATTCTTCAGTCCGTCgctgaattggcgagttagtgaacAGTACgcacatagcgaccaccagacgATCGACTGGTTGAACGTCGTAGTTGCACTGTAACGCGAAGAGTGAGGACTACCGAGcggaaaaagaaaatgaaggacttcgacaaggactgttttgtggaagcacttcgtgctgacggCCTCGCTCCACTTTCGAACGCCGATGATTTGTAGGATACATTAGCGAGGGCGGGTGACGTAACAATGTCGAGGTAAATAGAGCCGGCGTCCAGCGTATTGGTGGGACGGAAGGCTCAGCATCCTTCGTGGTGCCTGCCTAAAATCCATAACatgcgttcagagagcaagatccgAGGTAGTCCAAGAAGAGTGTAAGATGGCATTGCAGGCAGCTAGGGCGCTTTTTAAATGCGAGATAGTGTTTagtaagtccacctgctacaaggaggtACGCAGAGAAgtaaacgccaatccctggggcgcAACGCTTACCGTATCGGTCCAAGATCAAAGCACCAACGACGCCAGctgacaaattgaaaattatcgtggaaggTCTTTTACCGAAGCACGATCGAACCGCATGGTCGCCTAAGCTATACGTAGAAGCAAACGGTAGAAATGCTGTTGACAATCGAGTTTCCagcgacgagctccttatagtgacgAAAGGGCTGAAAGCAAGAAAAACTCCCGGTCTGGACGGTATTCTCAACCCGGCACTGAAGATCACGATCCTggtgtttccggacatgttcagtatagttctacagaaatgcctgatTACTTCCCGGATAGTTGAaaaatccagaagctggtgGTGCTGCCAAACCATGGAAACCagcaggagatccagcatcgtatcggcctatatgtcttctgaatactcttggtaaacttctggaaagggtcaaccttaacaggctgacgaactactctaaaagtgagaacggaatatcgcagaggcagtttgGATTCCGAAAAGGGATCTCGGCGGCGGACGCTATCCGCACCGTCATCACGAGCgtggagaaagcattgaagtaaagcagaaggggtaatcgctactgtgcCGTAGTACGATCAACGTGAAGCACGCGTTCAATAGCGACAGATGGGTGGTTATCGCCTTAGTGCTGCAGAGGAAGCCGGTCCCGGACTATTTGTGCATGGTTctaaaaagttactttcagaaccgagtactggtctatgGGACAAACAGGGTCGATGTCGATTGGGGTCACGGCTGAAGTACCttagggctccatactcggtccAATGATCTGGAAAGGAGAGTCAAGAtcatcggctttgcagatgacgaCAACAGGCGAGACCCTCTAGCAAGTGGAGATGTTGAGACAATTGGCATAGTGGAAACCTGTATGGCTGATGTCAAGTTgtagctggctcaccacaagacggatgtaGTACTGGCCAACAACcgaaaaaaatccagcgtgtcgtgaTCGGCGTCGGTGGATACTCAAT carries:
- the LOC131691581 gene encoding farnesol dehydrogenase-like — encoded protein: MNIAERMKRWEGKVAVVTGASGAIGAAISKELVKAGMIVCALARRRDKVEKLRASLFDVAGNLNCVECDITEESDVKHAFGWIEGTYGGVDLLVNNAGVITKCLLTEKNNTKDLYTTMETNIIGLCLCTREAVKSMKERDVHGHIININSIFGHKVHQAVPGTRPLNGMYPASKYAVTAITECIRQELVFLESQIKVSSISPGLVEGDIVANHTSNDNELVKYMPKLKPEDVAEAVLYAITTPDHVQIHELLIKPMGEFL